The following coding sequences lie in one Porphyromonas asaccharolytica DSM 20707 genomic window:
- a CDS encoding DUF1896 domain-containing protein, which translates to MKTTNKKELSYFRLKLENYLSEHFPKKVEDKPFVKARADEALTTYCDAVEEGFSYPEAESMASEVLYRDLHFSKYDTLVSVLENEFEKELPSPLPERLSQILFGNKAIQNLFDKYNLTDEFVATPEYDTLYTELTGTVVLLIEANQLPTVGNVSALE; encoded by the coding sequence ATGAAGACAACGAATAAGAAAGAATTATCCTACTTCCGCTTAAAGCTAGAGAACTACCTTAGTGAGCATTTTCCTAAAAAGGTGGAAGACAAGCCATTTGTCAAGGCACGAGCTGATGAAGCTCTTACCACCTACTGTGATGCTGTGGAAGAAGGATTCTCATATCCCGAAGCAGAGAGTATGGCGAGTGAAGTGCTGTATCGTGACCTGCATTTCTCCAAATATGACACGCTTGTGTCCGTCTTGGAAAATGAGTTTGAAAAGGAGCTCCCCTCCCCACTCCCCGAACGACTCTCTCAGATACTTTTCGGGAACAAGGCGATACAAAACCTGTTTGACAAGTATAACCTTACGGATGAATTTGTTGCAACACCTGAGTATGATACGCTCTACACAGAACTGACAGGAACAGTTGTACTTCTTATCGAAGCTAATCAACTTCCCACGGTAGGCAATGTGAGTGCATTAGAGTAG
- a CDS encoding site-specific integrase, with amino-acid sequence MRRQFKVSFYLRSNYENKEGKSPIMLRIFLNREMANLGTTKLFVKKSMWNNSTSRMKGRTAEALTLNASLDSLSTSLYEMFGKMKEEEDLTVERLKQVYLGRDKEFTTLLPVIDRYLDHIAQQVGKSLSKDSLQKYTVVKTHFVRFLKSTYNREDIGLLEFTPSVVMDFELYLKTKANLAHNTAQKKLKLLKTMTIFAQKRGIIMHDPFLDIKFHTKPVDRGFLTEDEVSLIVAKDLTRLPRLELVRDIFIFSCFTGLAYIDVRNLTPEDIVVMDDKEWVMSKRKKTNIAFNVLLLDLPKAIISKYNHDTYRDGKLFPILSNQKTNSYLKEIADICGIKKNLTFHLARHTFATLCLSKGVPMESVSKMLGHTNIRTTQIYARITNKKIEHDMEQFADKLGKFNTAMGIGENSWQ; translated from the coding sequence ATGAGAAGACAGTTTAAGGTATCCTTCTACCTACGCTCTAACTACGAGAATAAAGAAGGGAAATCTCCAATCATGCTTAGGATCTTTCTCAATCGAGAAATGGCAAACCTTGGCACTACAAAGCTCTTTGTAAAGAAGAGTATGTGGAATAACTCCACTAGCCGGATGAAAGGACGTACGGCTGAGGCACTAACCCTTAACGCCTCCTTAGACTCACTTTCCACCTCTCTATATGAGATGTTTGGGAAAATGAAAGAAGAGGAGGACTTAACAGTCGAAAGACTAAAGCAAGTATATCTTGGCAGAGACAAGGAGTTTACTACTTTACTCCCAGTCATAGATAGATATCTAGACCATATAGCACAACAAGTGGGAAAGTCTCTTAGTAAAGACAGCTTGCAGAAATACACCGTGGTTAAGACACACTTCGTGCGATTCTTAAAATCCACCTACAACCGAGAGGATATAGGTCTCTTAGAGTTTACACCCTCAGTGGTTATGGACTTTGAACTCTATCTTAAGACGAAAGCTAATTTAGCTCATAACACGGCACAGAAGAAGCTCAAACTTCTTAAGACAATGACAATATTCGCACAAAAGAGGGGCATAATCATGCATGACCCTTTCCTTGACATCAAATTCCACACGAAACCTGTTGACAGAGGGTTTTTAACGGAAGATGAGGTATCCCTTATTGTTGCCAAAGATTTAACAAGACTGCCACGGTTGGAACTTGTAAGAGATATATTCATATTCTCTTGCTTTACTGGTTTGGCTTACATTGATGTACGCAACCTAACGCCTGAGGATATAGTAGTTATGGATGACAAAGAATGGGTTATGTCAAAAAGGAAAAAGACTAACATTGCATTTAATGTCCTACTCCTTGATCTTCCCAAAGCCATTATTTCTAAGTACAACCATGACACATATAGAGATGGGAAGCTCTTTCCTATTCTTAGCAATCAGAAGACCAATTCATACCTCAAAGAGATTGCAGACATTTGTGGTATCAAGAAAAACTTGACTTTCCACCTAGCTCGACATACCTTTGCTACTCTCTGTCTCAGTAAGGGTGTTCCTATGGAGAGTGTCTCTAAAATGCTAGGTCATACCAATATCCGGACAACGCAAATCTATGCCCGTATCACCAATAAGAAGATTGAACATGACATGGAGCAGTTTGCTGACAAGCTAGGCAAGTTCAATACGGCAATGGGTATCGGGGAGAATAGCTGGCAATAA